The Luteimonas sp. YGD11-2 genome has a window encoding:
- the gspF gene encoding type II secretion system inner membrane protein GspF yields the protein MSAWEYEALDDRGRPRNGTLAAASEREAREHLVRRRLWPLRLSPAATPTARLRGRFGARELALATRQLATLAAVAPMEEALRTIGTQSERPGTRRVLLSTQAAVVEGFRLSEAMARQGKAFPPLYRAMVAAGESTGALPDILERLADLLERQQEVRGRLVATLVYPMVLAVTAVAVVIALMTFVVPRVVEQFDSMGRALPWLTRAVIAVSDAMTTWGVVFAAVLLLAGVAALHVLRRPGPRLRFDGALLRTPILGRMLRDLHAARLSRTLAIMLAGGLPLMEGLRITARTVGNRVLRDATDGMADAIREGASLSTAMRRAGVFPPTLLYMAASGEDSGRLAPMLERAADYLEREFNTFTSAAMSLLEPAIIIVMGAAVAVIVLSILLPILQFNSLVVG from the coding sequence GTGAGCGCCTGGGAGTACGAGGCACTCGACGACCGCGGTCGACCGCGCAACGGCACGCTCGCCGCCGCCAGCGAACGCGAGGCACGCGAGCACCTGGTGCGGCGCCGTCTGTGGCCACTGCGGCTGTCGCCGGCGGCCACGCCGACCGCCAGGCTGCGCGGCCGTTTCGGCGCCCGCGAGCTGGCACTGGCCACCCGCCAGCTGGCGACCCTGGCGGCGGTTGCGCCGATGGAGGAGGCCCTGCGCACCATCGGCACCCAGTCCGAGCGACCGGGTACGCGCCGGGTCCTGCTGTCCACCCAGGCCGCGGTGGTCGAAGGCTTCCGGCTCTCGGAAGCGATGGCACGCCAGGGCAAGGCGTTCCCGCCGCTGTACCGGGCGATGGTCGCGGCGGGCGAGAGCACCGGTGCGCTGCCCGACATCCTGGAGCGGCTGGCCGACCTGCTGGAACGGCAGCAGGAAGTCCGCGGCAGACTGGTCGCGACGCTGGTGTACCCGATGGTGCTGGCAGTCACCGCGGTGGCGGTGGTGATCGCGCTGATGACCTTCGTGGTACCGCGCGTGGTCGAGCAGTTCGACTCGATGGGCCGTGCGCTGCCCTGGCTGACCCGCGCGGTGATCGCGGTGTCGGACGCGATGACCACGTGGGGCGTCGTGTTCGCAGCCGTGCTGCTGTTGGCCGGCGTCGCCGCACTGCACGTTCTGCGCAGGCCGGGCCCGCGGCTGCGCTTCGACGGCGCCCTGCTGCGCACGCCGATCCTGGGGCGGATGCTGCGCGACCTGCATGCCGCACGCCTGTCGCGCACCCTGGCGATCATGCTCGCCGGCGGGCTGCCGCTGATGGAGGGCCTGCGCATCACCGCGCGCACCGTGGGCAACCGCGTGCTGCGTGACGCCACCGACGGGATGGCCGATGCGATCCGCGAGGGTGCCAGCCTGTCGACCGCGATGCGCCGCGCCGGGGTGTTCCCGCCCACGCTGCTGTACATGGCCGCGAGCGGCGAGGACAGCGGCCGCCTGGCGCCGATGCTCGAGCGCGCCGCCGACTATCTCGAGCGCGAATTCAACACCTTTACCTCCGCCGCCATGAGCCTGCTGGAGCCGGCGATCATCATCGTCATGGGGGCGGCGGTGGCGGTCATCGTGCTCTCGATCCTGCTGCCGATCCTGCAGTTCAACTCCCTGGTTGTCGGCTGA
- the gspJ gene encoding type II secretion system minor pseudopilin GspJ, whose protein sequence is MRMKGFTLVEMLVALAVFALLAAAGVSVMAYATGSQGIAQARMARVADLQRMRALLEADLGQAAVRRTRNNAGQPAVQAFTGSADPHAAVLFAFVRAGHDNPHGAPRSSLQYVEYRLRDGNLQRSTRPMLDGSRLDPPQTLIDGVHAARMLYRYQGQWLDGWPGGVDRVPEAVRLTLELDGFGVVEQWFLMPGQPT, encoded by the coding sequence ATGCGCATGAAGGGCTTCACCCTGGTGGAGATGCTGGTGGCGCTGGCGGTGTTCGCCCTGCTGGCCGCGGCCGGGGTTTCGGTGATGGCCTACGCCACCGGCAGCCAGGGCATCGCGCAGGCACGCATGGCGCGGGTCGCCGACCTGCAACGCATGCGCGCGCTGCTGGAGGCCGATCTCGGACAGGCGGCGGTTCGCCGCACCCGCAACAACGCCGGCCAGCCGGCCGTACAGGCATTCACCGGCAGCGCGGATCCGCATGCGGCCGTGCTGTTCGCGTTCGTGCGGGCCGGCCACGACAATCCGCATGGCGCACCGCGCTCCTCGCTGCAGTACGTCGAGTACCGCCTGCGCGACGGCAACCTGCAGCGCAGCACGCGGCCGATGCTCGACGGCAGCCGCCTCGATCCTCCGCAGACGCTGATCGATGGCGTCCATGCCGCGCGGATGCTGTACCGCTACCAGGGCCAATGGCTGGACGGGTGGCCGGGCGGGGTCGACCGCGTGCCCGAGGCCGTGCGGCTGACGCTGGAGCTCGACGGCTTCGGCGTGGTCGAACAGTGGTTCCTCATGCCCGGACAGCCCACGTGA
- the gspI gene encoding type II secretion system minor pseudopilin GspI yields MHPCRRHPHAGFTLLEMLIAVAVFALVVLALLNLAGESTRTAAVVEERVLAAIVAGNRAVEAAIEPAASLAAHTTGVEQLGGREWRWTRRLAPTDDPALLRIAIDVHPAGSDRIAAELVAFRAAR; encoded by the coding sequence ATGCACCCGTGCAGGCGCCATCCGCATGCGGGTTTCACCCTGCTGGAGATGCTGATCGCGGTGGCGGTGTTCGCGCTGGTGGTGCTGGCGCTGCTCAACCTCGCCGGCGAGAGCACCCGCACCGCGGCGGTGGTGGAGGAACGGGTGCTGGCGGCAATCGTCGCCGGCAACCGGGCCGTCGAGGCCGCGATCGAACCCGCGGCGAGCCTGGCCGCGCACACGACGGGCGTGGAACAGCTGGGCGGTCGCGAATGGCGGTGGACGCGCCGGCTTGCGCCCACCGATGACCCGGCGCTGTTGCGCATCGCGATCGACGTGCATCCGGCCGGCAGCGACCGCATTGCTGCCGAGCTGGTCGCCTTCAGGGCCGCCCGCTGA
- a CDS encoding GspH/FimT family pseudopilin has translation MDRPQAPHVPRGCRDARGRRAQAHAQGGFTLVELMVVVVIVGLLGSVVLLTAPTAGSGLRRDTDALAAQLARARDEAILSTRTVRADIDAQGYRFAITRRDGWQPLTAAGFAPEAWTSGISPALPRDAQTLSIAFDPLGAAQPTELALSDGRDVAHLSVGPDGRVHVSGTR, from the coding sequence GTGGACCGGCCGCAGGCGCCGCACGTACCCCGGGGTTGCCGCGATGCACGCGGGCGGCGCGCGCAGGCACATGCACAGGGAGGCTTCACCCTCGTGGAACTGATGGTGGTGGTGGTGATCGTCGGACTGCTCGGCAGCGTCGTGCTGCTCACCGCGCCGACCGCGGGCTCGGGCCTGCGACGCGATACCGATGCGCTGGCGGCGCAGCTGGCGCGGGCGCGCGACGAGGCCATCCTGTCCACCCGCACAGTGCGCGCGGACATCGACGCGCAGGGATACCGTTTCGCGATCACGCGCCGCGATGGCTGGCAGCCACTGACGGCCGCGGGTTTCGCCCCGGAGGCCTGGACGTCGGGAATCTCCCCTGCCCTGCCACGCGACGCGCAGACACTGTCCATCGCCTTCGACCCCCTGGGCGCGGCCCAGCCGACGGAGCTGGCGCTGAGCGACGGACGCGACGTGGCGCACCTGTCGGTCGGCCCCGACGGCCGCGTGCACGTGAGCGGGACGCGTTGA
- the gspG gene encoding type II secretion system major pseudopilin GspG, with protein MRERGIGGRPAAAVLQGGFTLVELMVVIVIIGLLATVVMINVMPSQDRAMVEKARADIAVLEQAVETYRLENLSYPPTTDGLQALLRAPAGLVRPERYRQGGYIRRLPEDPWGNPYQYRHPGVHGSFDVYSLGADGREGGEGDAADIGNWN; from the coding sequence CTGCGGGAGAGGGGCATCGGAGGACGGCCTGCGGCCGCCGTTCTCCAGGGGGGCTTCACCCTGGTGGAACTGATGGTGGTGATCGTGATCATCGGCCTGCTGGCCACGGTGGTGATGATCAACGTGATGCCCAGCCAGGACCGTGCGATGGTGGAGAAGGCACGTGCCGACATCGCCGTGCTGGAGCAGGCGGTGGAAACCTACCGCCTGGAGAACCTGAGCTATCCGCCGACCACCGATGGGCTGCAGGCGCTGTTGCGGGCGCCGGCGGGTCTCGTCCGACCGGAGCGTTACCGCCAGGGCGGCTACATCCGCCGGCTGCCCGAAGACCCGTGGGGCAACCCGTACCAGTACCGCCATCCGGGCGTGCACGGCAGCTTCGACGTCTATTCGCTGGGTGCGGACGGGCGCGAGGGTGGCGAGGGCGACGCCGCCGACATCGGCAACTGGAACTGA
- the gspE gene encoding type II secretion system ATPase GspE, producing the protein MSEAAPALAYAFARQHGLLLLALGDGPARVGMREGASPAGLVEVRRALDRPLDVQVLPRDEFDRRLSEAYAGNGLAGAEGIGQGDDLDALADDLPATADLLDAQDDAPVIRLINGLIAEAARSGASDVHIEPFESALLVRFRIDGVMREALTLPPRLAPMLVSRVKVMARLDIAERRVPQDGRISLAMGTKALDVRVSTLPARNGERVVMRILDKGAGVRPLEALGMPAPVLAALRTALAQPNGIVLVTGPTGSGKTTTLYAGLQALNDGSRNILTVEDPVEYAVDGIGQTQVNARVGMSFAAGLRAILRQDPDVVMIGEIRDPETAQIAVQASLTGHLVLSTVHTNDALGAITRLRDMGIESFLLASTVRLVLAQRLIRRLCPHCRQPRAPDALSARLMGPGYDGALFAAAGCAQCQQSGYAGRIGVYEAVTIDERLRALIGAGADEDALARAAAVSGDWLADSARACVSAGTTTPEEALRVVRQDERSVPA; encoded by the coding sequence GTGAGTGAAGCCGCGCCAGCGCTGGCCTACGCGTTCGCACGCCAGCACGGGCTGCTGCTGCTGGCGCTGGGTGACGGCCCGGCGCGCGTGGGCATGCGCGAAGGCGCGTCGCCCGCCGGCCTGGTCGAAGTGCGGCGTGCCCTCGACCGGCCGCTCGACGTCCAGGTATTGCCCCGCGACGAGTTCGATCGCCGCCTGTCCGAAGCCTATGCGGGCAATGGCCTCGCGGGCGCGGAAGGCATCGGGCAGGGCGACGACCTCGACGCGCTTGCCGACGACCTGCCGGCAACGGCCGATCTGCTCGATGCGCAGGACGATGCCCCGGTCATCCGCCTCATCAACGGGCTGATCGCCGAGGCCGCACGCAGCGGCGCCTCCGACGTGCACATCGAGCCGTTCGAGAGCGCGCTTCTGGTGCGCTTCCGGATCGACGGCGTGATGCGCGAAGCCCTCACGCTGCCGCCGCGGCTGGCGCCGATGCTGGTCTCGCGGGTCAAGGTCATGGCACGCCTCGATATCGCCGAACGCCGGGTGCCGCAGGATGGCCGCATCTCGCTGGCGATGGGCACCAAGGCGCTGGATGTGCGCGTCTCCACGCTGCCGGCGCGCAATGGCGAGCGGGTGGTCATGCGCATCCTGGACAAGGGTGCGGGCGTCCGCCCGCTGGAGGCGCTGGGCATGCCGGCACCGGTGCTTGCCGCGTTGCGCACGGCACTGGCGCAACCCAACGGCATCGTGCTGGTGACCGGGCCTACCGGTTCCGGCAAGACCACCACGCTCTACGCGGGGCTGCAGGCGCTCAACGACGGCAGTCGCAACATCCTCACCGTGGAGGATCCGGTCGAATACGCGGTGGACGGGATCGGCCAGACCCAGGTCAACGCGCGCGTCGGGATGTCGTTCGCCGCCGGGCTGCGCGCGATCCTGCGCCAGGACCCGGACGTGGTGATGATCGGCGAAATCCGCGATCCGGAAACCGCGCAGATCGCGGTGCAGGCCAGCCTCACCGGTCACCTGGTGCTGTCGACCGTGCATACCAACGATGCGCTGGGTGCGATCACCCGCCTGCGCGACATGGGGATCGAATCGTTCCTGCTCGCGAGCACCGTGCGCCTGGTACTCGCGCAGCGCCTGATCCGCCGGCTGTGCCCGCATTGCCGGCAGCCGCGTGCGCCCGACGCGCTGAGCGCGAGGTTGATGGGCCCGGGCTATGACGGCGCGCTGTTCGCGGCGGCGGGCTGCGCGCAATGCCAGCAGTCGGGCTACGCCGGGCGCATCGGCGTGTACGAGGCGGTGACCATCGACGAGCGCCTGCGTGCGCTGATCGGCGCTGGCGCCGATGAGGACGCGTTGGCCCGGGCGGCTGCCGTGTCCGGAGACTGGCTTGCGGATTCGGCGCGCGCCTGCGTTTCCGCCGGCACCACCACCCCGGAGGAAGCGCTGCGCGTGGTGCGCCAGGATGAGCGGAGCGTGCCGGCGTGA